From Clostridia bacterium, one genomic window encodes:
- a CDS encoding Na+-translocating decarboxylase subunit beta, translating into MSDVLIKLFPGISSLFLQEPVIAIARVLLIIAGFFIAYYGFKRTLEPLIMVPMGLGMIAVNAGVLIIGDGGFGTIFIDSLVDDPLDVLEFMQINWLQPIYNLTFGNGLIACLVFMGIGALSEIGFILSRPWTCVFIAILAELGTFVAFIIGIKMGLLP; encoded by the coding sequence ATGTCCGATGTGTTAATAAAATTATTTCCGGGGATCAGCAGTTTATTTTTACAAGAGCCGGTAATAGCAATTGCTAGGGTTTTGTTAATTATTGCAGGTTTTTTTATTGCTTACTATGGTTTTAAAAGAACTTTGGAACCTTTAATTATGGTCCCCATGGGTTTAGGTATGATTGCGGTTAATGCCGGAGTTTTAATTATTGGTGATGGTGGATTTGGTACTATTTTTATTGATTCTTTGGTTGATGATCCGCTTGATGTTTTGGAATTTATGCAGATTAACTGGTTGCAGCCGATTTACAATTTGACTTTCGGTAATGGTTTAATCGCTTGTTTGGTCTTTATGGGAATCGGTGCCTTAAGTGAAATTGGTTTCATTTTGTCAAGACCATGGACTTGTGTCTTTATAGCTATTTTAGCAGAACTGGGAACTTTCGTTGCTTTTATTATTGGAATCAAAATGGGTCTCTTGCCT
- the pyrR gene encoding bifunctional pyr operon transcriptional regulator/uracil phosphoribosyltransferase PyrR, with the protein MNIKAELLDEAGIRRSLTRIGHEIVEKNKGVADLLIVGIRRRGVPLAERLAEIISQIEGTILPVGKLDITLYRDDLTVLSDQPIVRATEIPVEVKGKKIILVDDVLYTGRTIRAALDALIDLGRPKSIQLAVLIDRGHRELPIRADYIGKNVPTSRREAIEVLLKEIDGEERVLIVEKLL; encoded by the coding sequence ATGAACATTAAGGCTGAATTATTGGATGAAGCTGGTATTAGACGTTCCTTAACCAGAATAGGACATGAGATTGTGGAGAAAAATAAAGGTGTAGCTGATTTGTTAATTGTTGGTATCCGCAGAAGAGGTGTACCTTTGGCTGAACGCTTAGCTGAAATAATTTCTCAAATAGAAGGCACAATATTACCAGTAGGTAAATTAGATATTACTTTATATCGCGACGATTTAACTGTTTTAAGTGATCAACCTATTGTTAGAGCTACGGAAATTCCGGTAGAAGTTAAGGGTAAAAAAATTATTTTAGTGGATGATGTTTTATATACTGGCAGAACTATTAGGGCTGCTTTAGATGCTTTAATTGACTTGGGTAGACCAAAGTCTATTCAATTAGCTGTATTGATTGACCGGGGACATCGTGAATTGCCTATTAGGGCTGATTATATTGGAAAAAATGTACCTACTTCCCGTCGGGAAGCCATCGAGGTCCTCTTAAAAGAAATTGATGGTGAAGAGCGAGTTTTAATTGTTGAAAAACTGTTATAG